In Lacrimispora indolis DSM 755, a genomic segment contains:
- a CDS encoding prepilin peptidase has product MLESISKILFGIFLLAAAWEDGREKAVSVWLFKSAGAAGVVLALLRKDMGAEMLLSCMVGAGLLLLSRLTGEAIGTGDGYFFIVSGFFLSALLNLKLLIYGTFLNGIVCGGMYIWGLLKGRDVKKKSVPFLPFLVPVWIGLVML; this is encoded by the coding sequence ATGCTGGAAAGCATAAGCAAAATTTTATTCGGCATATTTCTGCTGGCGGCCGCCTGGGAGGATGGGAGAGAAAAGGCCGTCAGCGTATGGCTTTTTAAATCGGCCGGTGCGGCAGGAGTGGTGCTTGCTCTTTTGCGGAAGGATATGGGAGCGGAGATGCTGTTAAGCTGCATGGTAGGAGCGGGGCTCCTGTTATTGAGCCGGTTAACAGGTGAGGCGATCGGCACGGGAGATGGGTACTTTTTTATAGTCAGCGGATTTTTTTTAAGTGCACTTTTGAACCTGAAGCTTTTGATATATGGAACCTTTTTAAACGGCATCGTCTGCGGCGGTATGTATATCTGGGGCTTGTTGAAGGGGAGGGATGTGAAGAAGAAATCAGTGCCCTTCCTGCCCTTTCTGGTCCCTGTCTGGATTGGACTGGTGATGCTATGA